The genomic region AACGAAGAGGCGGTGCGCCTGGCTGGCATCAATCCCAAGCCCTACAAGATCCTGGTATTCAGCCTGATGGGCCTGTTGGCCGGTGTGGCTGCCCTGTTCCAAATTTCGCGTCTGGAGGCGGCGGACCCGAATGCCGGTTCGGGCCTGGAACTGCAAGTGATCGCCGCCGTGGTGATTGGCGGCACCAGCCTGATGGGCGGGCGCGGTTCGGTCATCAGTACGTTCTTCGGTGTGTTGATCATTTCGGTATTGGCTGCCGGCCTGGCGCAGATCGGCGCAACGGAGCCCACGAAACGCATCATTACCGGTGCAGTGATCGTGATCGCCGTCGTCCTCGATACTTACCGCAGCCAGCGCGCCAGTCGGCGGGGCTGAACCATGGCAACGATCAAGGATGTGGCAGCGCTTGCAGGTATTTCCTACACCACGGTGTCCCATGTGGTGAACAAGACGCGCCCGGTCAGCGAGCCGGTACGCATCAAGGTCGAGGCGGCGATCAAGCAACTGGACTACGTGCCCAGCGCCGTAGCACGTTCGCTCAAGGCCAAGACCACGGCCACCATCGGCTTGCTGGTGCCCAACAGCCTCAACCCGTATTTTGCGGAGCTGGCCCGCGGCATCGAGGATTACTGCGAGCGTAATGGCTACTGCGTGATCCTCTGCAACTCCGATGACGACGCTGAAAAGCAGCGCAGTTACTTGCGCGTACTGCTGGAAAAGCGTGTCGACGGCTTGATCGTGACGTCGGTAGGTGGTGATGACAGTGGCCTTGCCGCTGGCTTGAGTGCGGTGCGCACGCCCATGGTGATTGTCGACCGGGCGCTGGATGGCATCGATGTCGATCTGGTGCGCATTGATCACGAAGAGGGCGCTTACCTCGCGACACGGCACTTGCTGGAGTTGGGGCATCGGGACATTGCCTGTATCGGCGGCCCGGGGCATACCCGCGTGGCGCAGATGCGGCTTGCAGGCTACCAGCGTGCATTGCGTGAGGCCGGCGTCGAGGTGCTGGCCAATCGTATCCTGGAAAGCGATTTTACCAGCACCGGAGGTTACGCCGCGGCGGTGCAGATGCTATCGGAGAACCCGCCCAGTGCGATCTTCGCCAGCAACGACATGATCGGTTTTGGAGTGCTGCGCGCCGCCGCTGAACGTAATATCCGCGTGCCAGGCGAGTTGTCGGTGATCGGCTTCGATGACATTCAGATGGGGCGCTACGTCTACCCGGCGCTGACCACGGTCGGGCAGTCGATCCTGCAACTGGGCGAGATGGCCGCCGAATTACTGCTCAACCGTATAGCAACACCCCAACTGCCGATCGAGCAACGTATCGTGACGCCGAGTATTGTTTTGCGTGAGTCAACGGCGCCACTGGGCGGTGTATTCGCCCAATACCGCTGAACCGAATTGATGAGTACTGATGTATGCCAGCAAAAGTAGTGATAGTAGGCAGCTTGAACATGGACCTGGTCACCCGCGCCAGTCGCTTGCCGCGTGCCGGTGAAACCCTGGTCGGCCAAAGTTTTTCCACCGTTCCCGGAGGCAAGGGCGCCAACCAGGCCGTCGCGTCGGCGCGCCTGGGGGCCGATGTTGCGATGATTGGTTGCATCGGTACTGACGCCTACGGCAGTCAATTGCGCGAGGCGTTGGTGGCGGAAGGCATCGATTGCCAAGCGGTCAGCACCGTAGAAGGTTCCAGTGGTGTGGCGTTGATCGTGGTGGATGACAGCAGCCAGAACGCAATTGTCATTGTGGCGGGTAGCAACGGTGAGCTGACGCCCGAGTCGCTGAAAACCTGCGACGCTGTGCTGCAGGCCGCAGAGGTGATCATCTGCCAGCTTGAAGTGCCGATGGACACCGTAGGCTATACGCTCAAGCGCGGTCGTGAGTTGGGCAAGACGGTCATCCTCAATCCGGCCCCGGCAAGCGGACCCCTGCCCGCGCAGTGGTATGCCTCGATCGACTACCTGATCCCTAATGAAAGTGAGGCCAGCGCCCTGAGCGGTGTAGCGGTCGACTCGCTCGACAGCGCCAAGGTCGCCGCGATGGCGCTGATCAAGGCGGGGGCGGGTAAAGTCATCATCACCCTGGGCGCCCAGGGCGCGCTGTTCACCGATGGTAAAAGCTTCGAGCATCTGGTCGCGCCGAAGGTCAAGGCGGTGGACACCACGGCCGCCGGCGACACCTTCGTCGGTGGCTTTGCCGCTGCGTTGGCTGCTGGCAAGAGCGAGCCCGAGGCCATCCGTTTTGGCCAGGTCGCGGCAGCGTTGTCAGTCACCCGTAACGGCGCTCAGCCTTCCATTCCTACGCTGCAGGACGTACAAGGTTTTGTGCCCTCATGAAAAAGACCCCACTGCTCAATATTGCCTTGTCACGCGTAATCGCGTCCCTGGGCCATGGTGACATCCTGGTCATCGGCGATGCCGGCCTGCCGGTACCTCCCGGTGTGGAGCTGATCGACCTGGCGCTGACCCAGGGCATTCCGGATTTCATCAGCACATTACGCATTGTGCTGAGCGAAATGCAGGTTGAAAGCCACGTGCTGGCCGAAGAAATCCTGCTTAAGCAACCGCCGGCTCTGACCGAACTCAATACACTCACAGAGCAGGCTGCGTTGGGTGAACGACGCCTGCTCAGCCATGATCAGTTCAAACAACTGAGTCGCAACGCCCGCGCGGTTGTGCGCACCGGCGAATGCCAGCCTTACTGCAATATCGCGCTGGTGTCCGGCGTAACGTTCTAGCGTCCCCCCTATGACAAGGAGTGCTTTATGCAACGTGGTCTAGCTACCCTGAAAAACCTGTTCCGGAGTGTCCTGCTTTTGTCCGCGCTCACAGCAGCAAGCGCCCAGGCGGCGGAAAAAATCGACCTGATCATCGACACTGATCCGGGCGCCGATGATGTGGTGGCGCTGTTGTTTGCCATGGCTTCGCCAGAGGAATTGAGCATTCGTGCGCTGACCACCGTCGCCGGTAACGTGCGCCTGGACAAGACCTCCCGCAATGCACGCCTGGCGCGCGAGTGGGCAGGGCGCGAGGATATCCCGGTGTATGCCGGGGCACCCGCGCCGCTGTTGCGCAAGCCGATCTATGCCGAGAACATCCATGGCAAGGAAGGCATTTCCGGCGTCACCGTGCACGAACCGAAAAAAGGCCTGGCCGAAGGCAATGCCGTTGACTACCTGATCAAGACCCTGGGCAGCGCCAAGCCGCACAGCATTACCATCGCCATGCTCGGGCCGCAGACCAACCTGGCGCTGGCGCTGACTCAGGCGCCGGAAATCACCCAAGGCATCAAGGAAGTGGTGGTGATGGGCGGTGCGCACTTCAATGGCGGCAATATCACACCGGTGGCCGAGTTCAACCTGTTCGCCGATCCAGTCGCGGCTGAGATCGTGCTCAAAAGCGGTGTGAAGTTGACTTACTTGCCGTTGGATGTGACCCATAAAGTCCTCACCAGCGATGCGCGCCTGAAAAAAATTGCGGACCTTAACAACAACGCGAGCAAGGTCGTCAGCAGCATTCTGAATGAGTACGTCAAGGGTGACATGGAGCACTACGGCATTCCGGGCGGTCCGGTCCACGATGCGACCGTGGTTGCCTACCTGCTCAAGCCTTCGCTGTTCAGCGGTCGTCAGGCCAATATGGTCGTAGACAGCCGCGAAGGTCCGACTTTCGGCCAGACCATCGTCGATTGGTATGACGGACTCAAGCAGGAGAAAAATGTGTTCTGGGTGGAGAACGGCGACGCCCAAGGCTTCTTCGATCTGCTGACCGAGCGTCTGGCGCGTCTGAAGTAAGGCGTTTACCGGTCAGCGTCCGCTGGCCGGTTCTTATTTGTGCGCTTGTGCACCCATGTGGTCGGCCGGGTATTTCTCGAATACCTGGCCGATGAAGGCTTGTGCGGCTTGGGTGCCCAGCTCCTTGACCAGCAGGTCGATACCGATGATCGCCATTTCTTCCGGGCTTGCGGGGCTGTAGGAGCTTTGCCCTTGGGGCCATTTGGCTTTGATGTCGGCTTGGATCGTTACGGTGGTCATGGACGTCTCACGGGCTGAAAGTACTGGGCAATGCGCTGGAATGCGGTTCCAGCGGGCGCAGTTAAGCATTTTACGCGGCATTTGGCACTGCTACTTAGGCATGAAGGAAGGGGTGTGCGACACTGCCAGCCTGTCCAATAGCCGGGAAACAACGCGTGCAGATCAATTTGAACAACCCTGAGGAGCTGACCCAGGCGACCGTGCGCGAACTGCTTGCCAGCGCCAGTGACGATGAACATACCCAACTGCGGGTGACCAAGGAGGGTATTGCCTATATTTCTTCAGGGATCGTGGGAGGCGTTGACATCGACGGCCTGCTCTTTCGCCTGGAGACCTGGTCAAAGGGCTCCGGGTATGTCGGCATCGTCGCGGCAAGCGACGAAGTCTGGGTCATGCAGATTTTTAACGCGCTGAAGCAGAATTGGCCTACACCTTCTTCTGACTACATTGATATCTACTAAGTGCGTTCATATCTAGTCACGATTGACAGGGCGCTTGACTGCTGTGAGTGAGGCAGACTTGCGCGCAGGCGGTTAACGTCTTGAAACCAATCGCTTTGACTGCTGTCGCACGATCTCTGTCCATTTTTTATCATAGGAGGCTTCATGCCTTGGAAGCTCGCATCATTCGGTACTTTGTTGGCAGCACTCGCGTTGGCGGGTTGCAGCACCCCGGGTGCCTCTGAGCCAGGCAAAGACGCCACCGCGACCGATGCCGGTCATAGCCGCTGTGAGTCGAAGGCCGCCGAGTTTGCAATCGGCCAGAAGGCCTCGCCCCAGTTGCTGGAGCAGGCCCGTACGCGTGCCGGTGCGCAGAATGCACGCATTCTCAAGCCCAACGATATGATCACGCTGGAGTATCGCTCCGACCGCTTGAACCTGAATACCGATAACAACCTGGTAATCACTCGGGTCAATTGCGGCTGATCGCCCTGCGGCTTTTGCATCGCCCATAAAAAACCCCGCCACATGGACGGGGTTTTTTTAGCTCAGCGGGGAATTACTCGCCGCGAACCTGTGCAGCTTGCATACCCTTTTGGCCTTTCTCAGCCACGAAGGAAACAGTCTGGCCTTCTTTCAGGCTTTTGAAACCGTCGCTTTCGATAGCTTTGAAGTGTACGAACAGGTCGTCACCGCCACCTTGAGGAGTGATGAAGCCGAAGCCTTTTTCATCGTTGAACCATTTAACGGTGCCGGTTTGGCGATTAGACATGGTGTATCTCCAAGAAACATATATTTTCAGTAGTGCTGTGCTGCTCAGGCCAACTGGGCACACTGGGCTATCATAGTCGAAATGTTCGACTTGGGAGCCCCCCCAAGGCATTGTTTGCCAATCAATCGCGTTGCGTTTGATCCTTGGACCGGCTGAAAGCCCCGATCTACGGGGCTTTGCGGTGAAATATCAGCTGTTAAAAAAAGCCGTAAAACCTGCATATTTTGTGCGAAATAGCAGTTTTGAGGCCGTTTTTTCAGTGAAATGGCCGTCTGATCAGTGGTCAATCTTACTTTTTCTTCACGACTTTGCAGGACGAAATAGCCGTGACTGCTTTGTTTTTAAGCTCCGGGCTGGCGTTCTGGTTGGTCATGAGTTCCTTGATCTCGGCAGAGCTCAATTCGGCATTGATCTTGTCGGCGCCACACTCGCAGTGGGCTTTGGCAGTCTTGACGTCTACGTTCCGACTGGCGGTGGCGCTGCAGTCGCTCACAAAGCTGTCACGGGCACCAGCTGGCCAGTTGGAGGGGGCTGCGGCCTGTGCGCCGAGGGAAAGGAGGCTCAGGGTAGCGGCGACAGCGAGGGTAGAGGTGAAACGCATCATGGGATGCTCCTTTGGGTCGAGGACGAACGGCGATTCTCAGTGGGTTTGAGGCCCGGCGTACAGCTCAAGTTCACTTTTGCAGCTATAAAGCCTCGAAATGCTGTTTACACAAAGCTTCGCCGGCGCGACGACCGTTCATCTGTGCTAGCATCCTCGCCTGGCTATTTCCCGGCGCGCCATTTGCCGCCTTGCCAGGTCCTTTTTGTTCACTCCAGTCACTCTGGTTCGATTATCGGTTGGCCGAAAGGCTCCTGCCGCTGTAAGGCAGGCGTTCTTCATTGAACGGCCTGGTGTTGGATCTTGTACTGGCTCATCCCAACCCACGTGACCTTTGGTAGGGGTCACCACTAGGAGAGGAGGCGCCATGCCAACTATTACTCTTCCCGATGGCAGTCAACGTTCATTCGATCATGCGGTTTCCGTCGCCGAGGTCGCCGCATCCATTGGTGCCGGCCTGGCCAAGGCCACCGTGGCCGGCAAGGTCGACGGCAAGCTGGTTGATGCCAGCGACCTGATCACCAGCGACGCCAGCCTGCAAATCATCACGCCCAAGGACCAAGAGGGGCTGGAGATCATTCGCCACTCTTGTGCACACTTGATTGGTCATGCGGTGAAGCAGCTGTATCCGACCGCCAAGATGGTGATTGGCCCGGTTATCGAAGAAGGCTTCTATTACGATATCGCCTACGAGCGTCCCTTCACCCCGGACGACCTGGCGGCCATCGAGCAGCGCATGCACGCGCTGATCGAAAAAGACTATGACGTCATCAAGAAGGTCACCCCGCGTGCCGAAGTGATCGACGTGTTCACCGCGCGTGGCGAAGACTACAAGCTGCGCCTGGTCGAAGACATGCCGGACGAGCAGGCCATGGGCCTGTACTACCACGAAGAATACGTCGACATGTGCCGCGGCCCACACGTGCCGAATACGCGCTTCCTGAAATCGTTCAAGCTGACCAAGCTGTCCGGTGCCTACTGGCGCGGCGATGCAAAAAACGAACAACTGCAACGGATCTACGGCACGGCCTGGGCAGACAAGAAGCAGCTGGCCGCCTATATCCAGCGCATCGAAGAAGCCGAAAAGCGCGACCACCGCAAGATCGGCAAGCGCTTGAATCTGTTCCACCTCCAGGAAGAAGCGCCGGGCATGGTGTTCTGGCACCCGAACGGCTGGACCCTGTACCAGGTACTCGAGCAGTACATGCGCAAGGTTCAGCGCGAAAACGGTTACCTGGAGATCAAGACGCCCCAGGTCGTTGATCGCAGCCTGTGGGAGAAATCCGGGCACTGGGCCAACTACGCCGACAACATGTTCACCACCCAGTCGGAAAACCGCGACTACGCCATCAAGCCAATGAACTGCCCATGCCACGTGCAGGTGTTCAACCAGGGCTTGAAGAGCTACCGTGAGTTGCCGATGCGCCTGGCCGAGTTCGGTGCCTGCCATCGTAACGAGCCCTCGGGTGCGCTGCACGGCATCATGCGCGTGCGTGGCTTTACCCAGGACGATGCCCACATCTTCTGCACCGAAGAGCAGATGCAGGCCGAATCCGCCGCGTTCATCAAGCTGACCATGGATGTCTATCGCGATTTCGGCTTTACCGAAGTCGAGATGAAGCTGTCCACTCGTCCGGAAAAACGCGTCGGCTCCGACGAACTGTGGGATCGCGCCGAAGCGGCACTGGCCGCAGCGCTGGACAGTGCGGGGCTTGCGTACGACCTGCAGCCGGGGGAGGGCGCATTCTACGGTCCGAAGATCGAGTTCTCGCTGAAAGATTGCCTTGGCCGCGTCTGGCAGTGTGGTACCCTGCAGCTCGATTTTAACCTGCCGATCCGTCTGGGAGCCGAATATGTCTCCGAAGACAACAGCCGTAAGCACCCGGTCATGCTGCACCGGGCGATCCTCGGCTCGTTCGAGCGGTTCGTCGGCATCCTGATCGAGCACTACGAGGGCGCGTTCCCTGCGTGGTTGGCTCCAACCCAGGCAGTGATCATGAATATCACTGATAAACAGGCAGATTTTGCCGCTGAAGTTGAAAAAACTCTCAATGAAAGCGGATTTCGTGCCAAGTCCGACTTGAGAAATGAAAAGATCGGCTTTAAAATCCGCGAGCATACTTTGCTCAAGGTTCCCTATCTTTTGGTTATCGGAGATCGGGAAGTCGAGATGCAGACTGTCGCTGTGCGTACTCGTGAAGGTGCTGACCTGGGCTCGATGCCCGTCGCCCAGTTCGCTGAGTTCCTCGCGCAAGCGGTTTCCCGGCGTGGTCGCCCAGATTCGGAGTAATTACTATTAAGCGTGAAATGAGACAAGATAAACGAGCTGCACCGAAAGCCCCGATCAACGAGAATATCTCGGCACGCGAGGTTCGGTTAATTGGGGCTGAGGGTGAGCAGCTTGGGATTGTGTCAATTGAAGACGCGCTTCTTAAGGCTGAAGAAGCCAAGCTCGATTTGGTGGAAATTTCCGCCGATGCTGTACCGCCTGTCTGCAAGCTGATGGACTACGGCAAATCGATCTTCGAGAAGAAGAAGCAGATTGCCGCAGCCAAGAAAAACCAGAAGCAGATCCAGGTTAAAGAAATCAAGTTTCGTCCAGGGACGGAGGAAGGGGATTACCAGGTAAAACTGCGCAACCTGGTACGTTTCCTGAGTGATGGGGACAGGGCCAAGGTATCCTTGCGATTCCGCGGCCGTGAGATGGCCCACCAGGAGCTGGGGATGGAACTCCTCAAGCGGGTTGAAGCTGACCTGCTCGAGTACGGTTCGGTCGAACAGCATCCTAAGATGGAAGGACGCCAGCTGATCATGGTCATCGCCCCGAAAAAGAAGAAGTAATCAACAGGGCACGGCAGGCCTTCTGATTATGTTTATCAACTGAATGCGGAGTATCCGAACATGCCAAAGATGAAGACTAAAAGTGGTGCTGCTAAGCGGTTTCTGAAAACTGCTAACGGTATCAAGCACAAGCACGCTTTCAAGAGCCACATCCTGACCAAAATGTCGACCAAGCGTAAGCGTCAACTGCGCGGTAGCAGCTTGCTGCATCCGTCTGACGTGGCAAAAGTCGAGCGCATGCTGCGCCTTCGTTAATTTTTGGATCAAGAATAGAGGAAGTAACTCATGGCTCGTGTAAAGCGTGGCGTCATTGCCCGTAAACGTCACAAAAAAATTCTGAAACTTGCTAAAGGCTACTACGGCGCACGCTCACGCGTATTCCGTGTTGCCAAGCAAGCGGTAATCAAGGCAGGCCAATACGCCTACCGTGACCGTCGTCAGAAAAAACGTCAGTTCCGCGCTCTGTGGATCGCTCGTATCAACGCTGGTGCACGTGTTAACGGTCTGTCCTACAGCCGTTTCATCGCTGGCCTGAAAAAAGCGTCCATCGAGATCGACCGTAAGGTTCTGGCTGATCTGGCAGTGAACGAAAAAGCGGCGTTTGCTGCGATTGTCGAGAAAGCTAAAGCCACCTTGGCTTAAGTACCCCCGACAGTCACCCTGGGCTACTCCTGTAGCCCAAGGTGTTAAACGTCATAAATAGGGGAAGAGCCTTCAAGCTCTTCCCCTATTTTGTATCTGGAGTCTGTACATGGAAAACCTGGACGCGCTCGTCGCCCAAGCCCTCGAGGCTGTGCAAAGCGCTGAAGATGTAAACGCCCTGGAGCAAATCCGGGTTCACTACCTTGGCAAGAAAGGTGAATTGACTCAGGTGATGAAGACCCTGGGGAATTTGCCAGCTGAAGAGCGCCCGCAAGTCGGTGCGCTGATCAACGTCGCCAAGGAGCGTGTCACAGAGGTTCTCAATGCGCGCAAGGCGTCGCTCGAGGAGGCCGATCTTGCGGCCAAGCTCGCCGCCGAGTCCATTGACGTTACCTTGCCTGGCCGTGGCCAGGCCTCGGGCGGTCTGCATCCGATCACCCGGACTCTGGAACGTATCGAACAGTTCTTCACTCACATCGGCTACGGCATTGCCGAAGGCCCTGAGGTCGAAGACGACTATCACAACTTCGAGGCGCTCAACATCCCAGGCCATCACCCGGCCCGGTCGATGCACGACACCTTCTATTTC from Pseudomonas synxantha harbors:
- the rpmI gene encoding 50S ribosomal protein L35, with the protein product MPKMKTKSGAAKRFLKTANGIKHKHAFKSHILTKMSTKRKRQLRGSSLLHPSDVAKVERMLRLR
- a CDS encoding LacI family DNA-binding transcriptional regulator; this encodes MATIKDVAALAGISYTTVSHVVNKTRPVSEPVRIKVEAAIKQLDYVPSAVARSLKAKTTATIGLLVPNSLNPYFAELARGIEDYCERNGYCVILCNSDDDAEKQRSYLRVLLEKRVDGLIVTSVGGDDSGLAAGLSAVRTPMVIVDRALDGIDVDLVRIDHEEGAYLATRHLLELGHRDIACIGGPGHTRVAQMRLAGYQRALREAGVEVLANRILESDFTSTGGYAAAVQMLSENPPSAIFASNDMIGFGVLRAAAERNIRVPGELSVIGFDDIQMGRYVYPALTTVGQSILQLGEMAAELLLNRIATPQLPIEQRIVTPSIVLRESTAPLGGVFAQYR
- a CDS encoding nucleoside hydrolase, yielding MQRGLATLKNLFRSVLLLSALTAASAQAAEKIDLIIDTDPGADDVVALLFAMASPEELSIRALTTVAGNVRLDKTSRNARLAREWAGREDIPVYAGAPAPLLRKPIYAENIHGKEGISGVTVHEPKKGLAEGNAVDYLIKTLGSAKPHSITIAMLGPQTNLALALTQAPEITQGIKEVVVMGGAHFNGGNITPVAEFNLFADPVAAEIVLKSGVKLTYLPLDVTHKVLTSDARLKKIADLNNNASKVVSSILNEYVKGDMEHYGIPGGPVHDATVVAYLLKPSLFSGRQANMVVDSREGPTFGQTIVDWYDGLKQEKNVFWVENGDAQGFFDLLTERLARLK
- the thrS gene encoding threonine--tRNA ligase; translated protein: MPTITLPDGSQRSFDHAVSVAEVAASIGAGLAKATVAGKVDGKLVDASDLITSDASLQIITPKDQEGLEIIRHSCAHLIGHAVKQLYPTAKMVIGPVIEEGFYYDIAYERPFTPDDLAAIEQRMHALIEKDYDVIKKVTPRAEVIDVFTARGEDYKLRLVEDMPDEQAMGLYYHEEYVDMCRGPHVPNTRFLKSFKLTKLSGAYWRGDAKNEQLQRIYGTAWADKKQLAAYIQRIEEAEKRDHRKIGKRLNLFHLQEEAPGMVFWHPNGWTLYQVLEQYMRKVQRENGYLEIKTPQVVDRSLWEKSGHWANYADNMFTTQSENRDYAIKPMNCPCHVQVFNQGLKSYRELPMRLAEFGACHRNEPSGALHGIMRVRGFTQDDAHIFCTEEQMQAESAAFIKLTMDVYRDFGFTEVEMKLSTRPEKRVGSDELWDRAEAALAAALDSAGLAYDLQPGEGAFYGPKIEFSLKDCLGRVWQCGTLQLDFNLPIRLGAEYVSEDNSRKHPVMLHRAILGSFERFVGILIEHYEGAFPAWLAPTQAVIMNITDKQADFAAEVEKTLNESGFRAKSDLRNEKIGFKIREHTLLKVPYLLVIGDREVEMQTVAVRTREGADLGSMPVAQFAEFLAQAVSRRGRPDSE
- the rbsK gene encoding ribokinase; its protein translation is MPAKVVIVGSLNMDLVTRASRLPRAGETLVGQSFSTVPGGKGANQAVASARLGADVAMIGCIGTDAYGSQLREALVAEGIDCQAVSTVEGSSGVALIVVDDSSQNAIVIVAGSNGELTPESLKTCDAVLQAAEVIICQLEVPMDTVGYTLKRGRELGKTVILNPAPASGPLPAQWYASIDYLIPNESEASALSGVAVDSLDSAKVAAMALIKAGAGKVIITLGAQGALFTDGKSFEHLVAPKVKAVDTTAAGDTFVGGFAAALAAGKSEPEAIRFGQVAAALSVTRNGAQPSIPTLQDVQGFVPS
- the rplT gene encoding 50S ribosomal protein L20; translation: MARVKRGVIARKRHKKILKLAKGYYGARSRVFRVAKQAVIKAGQYAYRDRRQKKRQFRALWIARINAGARVNGLSYSRFIAGLKKASIEIDRKVLADLAVNEKAAFAAIVEKAKATLA
- the infC gene encoding translation initiation factor IF-3, yielding MTIKREMRQDKRAAPKAPINENISAREVRLIGAEGEQLGIVSIEDALLKAEEAKLDLVEISADAVPPVCKLMDYGKSIFEKKKQIAAAKKNQKQIQVKEIKFRPGTEEGDYQVKLRNLVRFLSDGDRAKVSLRFRGREMAHQELGMELLKRVEADLLEYGSVEQHPKMEGRQLIMVIAPKKKK
- a CDS encoding cold-shock protein, with translation MSNRQTGTVKWFNDEKGFGFITPQGGGDDLFVHFKAIESDGFKSLKEGQTVSFVAEKGQKGMQAAQVRGE
- a CDS encoding I78 family peptidase inhibitor, with product MPWKLASFGTLLAALALAGCSTPGASEPGKDATATDAGHSRCESKAAEFAIGQKASPQLLEQARTRAGAQNARILKPNDMITLEYRSDRLNLNTDNNLVITRVNCG
- the rbsD gene encoding D-ribose pyranase, which codes for MKKTPLLNIALSRVIASLGHGDILVIGDAGLPVPPGVELIDLALTQGIPDFISTLRIVLSEMQVESHVLAEEILLKQPPALTELNTLTEQAALGERRLLSHDQFKQLSRNARAVVRTGECQPYCNIALVSGVTF